The proteins below are encoded in one region of Segatella copri:
- the asnS gene encoding asparagine--tRNA ligase, producing MEKVKRTKVVDLLKSTAYGSIVNVKGWVRTHRSSKAVDFIALNDGSTINNIQIVVDPSKVDENQLRQITTGACISAVGTLVESQGAGQSVEIQCESIEIYGLCGSDYPMQKKGQSFEYMRQYAHLRLRTNTFGAVMRIRHNMAMAIHTYFHEHGYFYFNTPLITASDCEGAGQMFQVTTKNLYNLKKTEDGKIDYSDDFFGKQTSLTVSGQLEGELGATALGAIYTFGPTFRAENSNTPRHLAEFWMVEPEVAFLDMDGLMELEEDFIKYCIRWALEHCKDDLAFLNKMIDKGLIARLEGVLNSDFVHLPYTEGIRILQEAIANGKKFEFPCEWGDDLASEHERFLVEEHFKRPVIMTNYPKAIKAFYMKIDEEESGFGGKSGQTVQGTDVLFPQIGEIIGGSVREESYDKLMGEIEARNIPMKDMNWYLDTRKYGSCPHAGFGLGFERLILFVTGMQNIRDVIPFPRTPKNAEF from the coding sequence ATGGAAAAAGTAAAAAGAACTAAAGTTGTAGACTTGCTCAAGAGTACAGCCTACGGCTCAATCGTGAATGTCAAGGGATGGGTTCGTACCCATCGTAGTAGCAAAGCAGTCGATTTTATCGCTCTTAACGATGGTTCTACTATTAATAATATTCAGATAGTAGTCGACCCATCAAAGGTCGATGAGAATCAGCTCCGTCAGATTACTACCGGTGCTTGTATCAGCGCCGTAGGTACGCTGGTAGAAAGCCAGGGTGCCGGACAGAGTGTTGAGATCCAGTGCGAGAGCATCGAGATTTACGGTCTCTGCGGCAGCGACTATCCTATGCAGAAGAAGGGACAGAGCTTCGAATACATGCGTCAGTATGCTCACCTCCGTCTCCGTACCAATACCTTTGGTGCCGTGATGCGTATCCGCCATAACATGGCAATGGCTATCCACACTTACTTCCATGAGCATGGATATTTCTATTTCAATACTCCGCTCATCACAGCCAGCGACTGTGAGGGTGCTGGTCAGATGTTCCAGGTAACTACCAAGAATCTCTACAACCTGAAGAAGACCGAGGATGGCAAGATTGACTATTCTGATGATTTCTTCGGCAAGCAGACTTCATTGACCGTTTCCGGTCAGTTGGAGGGTGAGCTCGGTGCTACAGCACTCGGCGCCATCTATACCTTCGGTCCAACCTTCCGTGCAGAGAACAGTAATACTCCTCGCCACCTGGCTGAGTTCTGGATGGTAGAGCCAGAGGTTGCTTTCCTGGATATGGACGGTTTGATGGAGTTGGAGGAAGACTTCATCAAGTATTGTATCCGTTGGGCACTGGAGCATTGCAAGGACGATCTTGCTTTCTTGAACAAGATGATTGACAAGGGTCTGATTGCCCGTCTGGAAGGCGTATTGAATTCCGACTTCGTTCATCTTCCATATACCGAGGGTATCCGCATCCTTCAGGAGGCTATTGCCAACGGTAAGAAGTTTGAGTTCCCATGCGAGTGGGGTGATGACCTGGCTTCAGAGCATGAGCGTTTCCTCGTAGAGGAGCACTTCAAGCGCCCGGTTATCATGACCAACTATCCTAAGGCTATCAAGGCATTCTATATGAAGATAGACGAGGAGGAGAGTGGTTTCGGTGGCAAGAGCGGTCAGACCGTTCAGGGTACCGACGTACTGTTCCCACAGATTGGTGAGATTATCGGTGGTTCTGTCCGTGAGGAGAGCTATGACAAGCTGATGGGTGAGATTGAGGCTCGCAACATCCCTATGAAGGATATGAACTGGTATCTCGATACCCGTAAGTATGGTTCATGCCCACACGCAGGTTTCGGTCTCGGTTTCGAGCGTCTGATTCTCTTCGTAACCGGTATGCAGAATATCCGCGACGTGATTCCATTCCCACGTACACCAAAGAACGCAGAATTCTAG
- a CDS encoding pseudouridine synthase gives MDSEFENKPQDQSSENERTREGYNPAGGYQKSYRPVGRTQRPRINSHRAYSSDRSSSNSEGGFRPEGFGAGLQSTGSSERPQRSSYQSRGGYGNSNRGGYQPRQQGGYQSRPQQGGYRPRYNNNDEQGGYQPRQQGGYQPRQQGGYQSRSQQGGYGNNRGGYGRPQGGGYGNNRGGYGRPQQGGYGNNRGGYGRPQGGGYGNNRGGGFRQHTPGYDPNAKYSMKKRIEYKEENIDPTEPLRLNKFLANAGVCSRREADEFIQAGLVTVNGEVVTELGTKILRTDEVKFHDAPVSLEKKVYVLLNKPKDYVTTSDDPQQRKTVMDLVKDVCPERIYPVGRLDRNTTGVLLLTNDGDLASKLTHPKFLKKKVYHVHLDKNLTAHDMDQIREGITLEDGEIKADAVEYADDRDKAQVGIEIHSGKNRIVRRIFESLGYRVTKLDRVQFAGLTKKNLRRGDWRFLTEKEVDMLRMGAFE, from the coding sequence ATGGATTCAGAATTTGAAAACAAACCTCAAGATCAGTCTTCTGAGAATGAGAGAACCCGTGAGGGCTACAACCCAGCAGGTGGTTATCAGAAGAGTTATCGACCAGTAGGTCGCACACAGCGTCCTCGTATCAATTCACATCGCGCATACAGCAGCGACAGAAGTAGCAGTAACAGCGAAGGCGGTTTCCGTCCTGAAGGTTTCGGTGCTGGCTTGCAGAGTACAGGCAGCAGCGAGCGTCCACAGCGCAGCAGCTATCAGAGCCGTGGTGGTTATGGTAACAGCAACCGTGGTGGCTACCAGCCACGTCAGCAGGGAGGCTATCAGTCTCGTCCTCAACAGGGTGGCTATCGTCCTCGTTACAACAATAATGATGAGCAGGGTGGTTATCAGCCTCGTCAGCAGGGTGGCTACCAGCCACGTCAGCAGGGCGGCTACCAGTCTCGTTCTCAGCAGGGTGGTTATGGCAACAACCGTGGTGGTTATGGTCGTCCCCAGGGTGGCGGCTATGGCAACAACCGTGGTGGTTATGGTCGTCCTCAGCAGGGTGGTTATGGCAACAACCGTGGCGGTTATGGCCGTCCACAGGGTGGTGGCTATGGCAACAACCGTGGTGGCGGTTTCCGTCAGCACACTCCTGGTTACGATCCAAATGCTAAGTATAGCATGAAGAAGCGTATCGAATATAAGGAGGAAAACATCGACCCAACAGAGCCATTGCGCTTGAACAAGTTCCTCGCCAATGCTGGTGTATGCTCTCGCCGTGAGGCTGATGAGTTTATCCAGGCTGGTCTGGTAACTGTCAATGGTGAGGTAGTTACCGAGTTGGGTACCAAGATCCTTCGTACCGATGAGGTGAAGTTCCACGACGCTCCTGTATCTTTGGAGAAGAAGGTATACGTATTGCTCAACAAACCAAAGGATTATGTTACAACCAGCGATGATCCTCAGCAGCGCAAGACTGTGATGGACCTCGTAAAGGATGTTTGTCCTGAGCGTATCTATCCTGTAGGCCGTCTCGACCGTAATACAACAGGTGTACTTCTCTTGACCAACGATGGTGACCTGGCTTCTAAGCTTACTCACCCTAAGTTCCTGAAGAAGAAGGTTTATCACGTTCATCTCGATAAGAATCTGACTGCTCACGATATGGATCAGATCCGTGAGGGTATCACCTTGGAAGATGGTGAGATTAAGGCAGATGCTGTAGAGTATGCTGATGATCGCGACAAGGCACAGGTTGGCATCGAGATTCATAGTGGCAAGAACCGTATCGTGCGTCGTATCTTCGAGAGCCTCGGCTATCGTGTTACCAAGCTCGACCGTGTACAGTTCGCAGGTTTGACTAAGAAAAATCTCCGTCGCGGTGACTGGCGCTTCCTTACTGAGAAGGAGGTAGACATGCTCCGCATGGGTGCTTTTGAATAA
- the purB gene encoding adenylosuccinate lyase: MNLDLLTAISPIDGRYRGKTEQLANYFSEYALIRYRVRVEIEYFITLCELPLPQLASFDKSLFERLRDIYRNFDENEAQRVKDIEKITNHDVKAVEYFIKEEFDKIGGLDAYKEFIHFGLTSQDINNTSVPLSVKEALEECFNPQVEELIAQLQTYADEWKDVPMLAKTHGQPASPTRLGKEIMVYVYRLTEQLNSLKACKITAKFGGATGNYNAHHVAYPQYDWKVFGNKFVSEKLGLEREQYTTQISNYDYLGAIFDAIRRINTIIIDLDRDFWMYISMDYFKQKIKAGEVGSSAMPHKVNPIDYENSEGNLGIANAILQFLAQKLPVSRLQRDLTDSTVLRNIGVPLGHSVIAIQSTLKGLRKLILHEEKLQEDLNNTWAVVAEAIQTILRREAYPHPYEALKALTRTNQHMTEETIHEFIQGLNVSDSVKAELMAITPSNYTGI; the protein is encoded by the coding sequence ATGAATTTAGATTTATTGACTGCCATATCACCAATTGATGGTCGTTATAGGGGAAAAACAGAGCAGCTCGCTAACTACTTCTCAGAGTATGCTCTCATTCGTTATCGTGTACGCGTAGAGATTGAATACTTCATTACTCTATGCGAGTTACCTTTGCCACAGCTTGCTTCTTTCGACAAGTCGCTGTTCGAACGTCTGCGTGACATTTATCGTAATTTTGACGAAAATGAAGCACAGCGCGTAAAAGACATCGAGAAGATTACCAATCACGATGTAAAGGCTGTAGAGTATTTTATCAAGGAAGAATTCGATAAGATCGGAGGCTTGGATGCTTACAAGGAGTTTATCCATTTTGGTTTGACATCTCAGGATATCAACAACACAAGTGTGCCTCTCTCTGTAAAAGAGGCTTTGGAAGAGTGCTTCAATCCGCAGGTTGAAGAGCTGATTGCACAGCTCCAGACTTATGCTGATGAGTGGAAGGATGTGCCTATGCTGGCTAAGACTCACGGACAGCCTGCTTCACCTACCCGCCTGGGCAAGGAAATCATGGTTTATGTTTACCGTCTTACCGAGCAGCTTAATTCGCTCAAGGCTTGCAAGATTACAGCTAAGTTCGGTGGTGCTACCGGTAATTACAATGCTCACCATGTAGCTTATCCACAGTATGACTGGAAAGTATTCGGTAACAAGTTCGTCAGCGAAAAACTCGGTTTGGAACGCGAGCAGTATACCACACAGATCAGTAACTATGACTACCTTGGCGCTATCTTTGACGCCATCCGTCGTATCAACACCATTATCATCGACTTAGACCGTGACTTCTGGATGTATATCTCTATGGATTACTTCAAGCAGAAGATCAAGGCAGGTGAGGTAGGCTCAAGTGCGATGCCTCACAAGGTGAATCCTATCGATTATGAGAACAGTGAAGGTAACCTGGGCATAGCCAATGCCATTCTTCAGTTCCTGGCACAGAAACTTCCGGTTAGCCGCTTGCAGCGCGACCTTACTGACAGTACCGTACTCCGTAACATCGGTGTGCCTCTCGGTCATAGCGTCATTGCTATCCAGAGTACATTGAAGGGCTTGCGTAAACTGATTCTTCACGAGGAGAAACTGCAGGAAGATTTGAATAATACATGGGCAGTTGTAGCTGAGGCTATCCAGACTATTCTTCGCCGTGAGGCATATCCACATCCTTACGAGGCATTGAAGGCGTTGACACGTACCAATCAGCACATGACTGAGGAAACTATTCATGAGTTTATCCAGGGATTGAATGTGAGTGATAGTGTTAAGGCAGAACTGATGGCAATCACACCAAGCAATTATACAGGTATCTAA
- a CDS encoding OmpA family protein has protein sequence MKKLLAVLALASVTMGSMAQDAATTEKYSVATNSFWSNWFVQANVAGSAFWGNQEEGNGFSKSPLKGFRNNLGFSVAVGKWFTPGLGLRTKLNGVWGRTVVSEDKSTNANKYWTLNEQVLFNVSNMLCGYNEARVWDCIPYAGFGINRNMSANCYAPVVGVGILNEFKINKKWAVNLDVNYALGASDYDGYTGVLAGAKPSTSRSIDKVIARHDRSLNVEVGVTYNLGKATWNKVPDVDAINALHQSELDAINAKLNDANAENDRLKNLLNNQKSVEDKAVKEYVATPVSVFFNIGKSKVASKKDLVNVQALAQYAKDNNAKLVVNGYADSATGSAAVNQKISKARAEKVADELVKLGVAKENIVVKANGGVKDLTPASYNRRATVQVGE, from the coding sequence ATGAAAAAGTTATTAGCAGTGCTAGCATTGGCTAGCGTAACAATGGGCAGTATGGCTCAGGATGCAGCAACTACTGAGAAGTATAGCGTTGCAACAAATTCTTTCTGGAGCAATTGGTTTGTTCAGGCAAACGTTGCTGGTTCTGCATTCTGGGGCAACCAGGAAGAGGGCAATGGTTTCTCTAAGAGCCCACTCAAGGGTTTCAGAAACAATCTCGGTTTCTCTGTTGCTGTAGGTAAGTGGTTCACACCAGGTCTCGGTCTCCGTACCAAGTTAAATGGTGTTTGGGGCCGTACAGTAGTTTCTGAGGATAAGTCAACAAATGCAAATAAGTATTGGACTTTGAATGAGCAGGTTTTGTTCAATGTTAGCAATATGTTGTGTGGTTACAACGAGGCTCGTGTTTGGGATTGCATCCCTTACGCAGGTTTTGGTATTAACCGTAACATGAGCGCTAACTGCTATGCTCCTGTAGTTGGTGTTGGTATCTTGAACGAGTTCAAGATCAATAAGAAGTGGGCTGTCAACCTCGATGTAAACTATGCATTAGGTGCTAGCGACTATGATGGTTACACAGGTGTATTGGCAGGTGCTAAGCCTAGCACATCTCGCTCTATCGACAAGGTGATTGCAAGACACGACCGTTCTTTGAATGTTGAGGTCGGTGTTACATACAACTTGGGTAAGGCTACTTGGAACAAGGTTCCAGATGTTGACGCTATCAACGCTCTTCATCAGTCAGAACTCGACGCTATCAATGCTAAGTTGAACGATGCTAATGCAGAGAACGACCGTTTGAAGAATCTCTTGAACAACCAGAAGTCTGTAGAGGATAAGGCAGTTAAGGAGTATGTTGCTACTCCAGTTTCTGTATTCTTCAACATCGGCAAGTCTAAGGTTGCTTCTAAGAAGGATCTTGTAAACGTACAGGCTCTCGCTCAGTATGCTAAGGACAACAACGCTAAGTTGGTAGTTAACGGTTATGCTGACAGCGCTACTGGTTCTGCAGCTGTTAACCAGAAGATTTCTAAGGCTCGTGCTGAGAAGGTAGCTGATGAGCTCGTTAAGTTGGGTGTTGCTAAGGAGAACATCGTAGTTAAGGCTAACGGTGGTGTTAAGGATTTGACTCCTGCTTCTTACAACCGTCGTGCAACTGTTCAGGTTGGTGAGTAA
- the mutL gene encoding DNA mismatch repair endonuclease MutL, giving the protein MSDIIQLLPDSVANQIAAGEVIQRPASVIKELVENAVDAGARNIHVTVTDAGRTNIQVIDDGKGMSETDARLAFERHSTSKIRKADDLFALRTMGFRGEALASIAAVAQVELKSRQATDEIGTLIQISGSRYEKQEPCSCAVGSIFSVSNIFYNVPARRKFLKSNSTELNNILTAFERIALVNPQITFTLHSNGTEVFNLRAANLRQRILDVFGKRFNQELLPVNVETTMCKVSGFVGKPESARKKGVHQFFFVNGRYMKHPYFNKAVMAAYDRLVPQGEQVPYFLYFDVDPKDIDVNIHPTKTEIKFENEQAIWQILSASVKESIGMFNDVPTIDFDTEDKPDIPVYNPEMSTAAAAPKISLNPGYNPFKSSSSTGAVPMGAGFSVPKSKPQVDDKWEQLYEGLKDQDDVQGMEQTMVFSDDSSQDNTPDSIIAEKSPAHYQYKGKYIMTAVKSGLMIIDQHRAHVRVLFEQYLRQLADRTFHSQKVLFPEVVQFPMSEKVIFEKILPEMESMGFELEDLGGGSYAVNSVPGGLEGLNPLKLVQDMVSSAVEKGVSAIDEINQTLALSLARQAAIPQGQILSNEEMEGLVNDLFACQNVNYTPDGKSVLCILRQQEIEHLLG; this is encoded by the coding sequence ATGAGTGATATTATTCAACTTTTACCCGATTCTGTTGCCAATCAGATAGCAGCAGGTGAGGTTATACAGCGTCCGGCTTCAGTTATCAAGGAGCTGGTCGAAAATGCAGTCGATGCGGGTGCCAGGAATATCCATGTCACAGTTACCGATGCTGGCCGTACCAACATCCAGGTGATAGATGATGGAAAAGGTATGTCTGAAACCGATGCTCGTTTGGCTTTCGAACGTCATTCTACTTCCAAAATCCGTAAGGCTGATGATTTGTTTGCTCTTCGCACCATGGGCTTCCGTGGCGAAGCTTTGGCGTCAATAGCTGCTGTGGCTCAGGTAGAACTGAAGTCACGACAGGCTACCGACGAGATAGGAACCCTGATACAGATTTCTGGTTCCCGATATGAGAAACAGGAGCCATGCTCCTGTGCTGTGGGAAGCATCTTCTCTGTCAGCAATATCTTTTATAATGTACCCGCGCGAAGAAAGTTCCTGAAGTCCAATTCTACAGAGTTGAACAATATTCTGACGGCTTTCGAGCGGATTGCATTGGTAAATCCTCAAATCACCTTTACTTTACATAGCAATGGTACCGAAGTATTCAATTTGCGTGCCGCTAATTTGCGTCAGCGCATTCTCGATGTCTTCGGCAAGCGTTTCAATCAGGAACTCCTGCCGGTAAATGTAGAAACCACTATGTGTAAGGTGTCTGGATTTGTGGGCAAACCGGAATCTGCCAGAAAGAAAGGTGTGCATCAGTTCTTCTTTGTCAATGGGAGATACATGAAACATCCTTATTTCAATAAGGCTGTGATGGCTGCTTATGACCGTCTGGTTCCTCAGGGTGAACAGGTGCCTTACTTTCTGTATTTTGATGTAGATCCGAAGGATATTGATGTGAATATCCATCCTACGAAGACTGAAATCAAATTCGAGAATGAGCAGGCTATCTGGCAAATCCTCTCGGCTTCGGTCAAGGAGTCCATCGGTATGTTCAATGATGTACCTACCATTGATTTCGATACCGAGGATAAACCGGACATCCCTGTTTATAATCCAGAGATGAGCACTGCTGCTGCGGCACCGAAGATCAGTTTGAATCCTGGTTATAATCCGTTCAAGTCTTCCTCTTCCACTGGAGCAGTCCCTATGGGAGCAGGCTTCTCTGTTCCTAAGTCAAAGCCTCAGGTGGATGATAAATGGGAACAGCTTTATGAAGGACTCAAAGATCAGGATGATGTGCAGGGGATGGAGCAGACCATGGTGTTTTCCGATGATTCTAGTCAGGATAATACGCCAGACAGTATCATTGCAGAGAAATCGCCAGCCCATTATCAGTATAAAGGTAAGTATATCATGACTGCGGTAAAATCGGGATTGATGATTATCGACCAGCATCGTGCCCATGTGCGTGTCTTGTTCGAACAGTATTTGCGCCAGTTGGCTGACCGGACCTTTCATTCACAGAAAGTCCTCTTTCCTGAGGTTGTGCAGTTCCCGATGTCTGAGAAGGTAATCTTTGAAAAGATCCTGCCTGAAATGGAATCGATGGGCTTTGAACTGGAAGATCTTGGAGGCGGAAGCTATGCCGTTAATTCAGTTCCTGGCGGACTGGAAGGATTGAATCCTCTTAAACTGGTACAGGACATGGTTTCTTCTGCAGTAGAAAAGGGCGTATCAGCCATTGATGAAATCAATCAGACTTTGGCTTTGAGTCTGGCTCGCCAGGCTGCAATACCTCAGGGGCAGATATTGAGTAATGAAGAGATGGAGGGGCTGGTGAATGATCTTTTTGCCTGCCAGAATGTCAATTATACGCCCGACGGAAAGTCGGTACTTTGTATCCTCCGTCAGCAGGAAATTGAGCATCTTTTAGGTTAA
- a CDS encoding OstA-like protein encodes MINKRLNNHIRGHRIISVMILCLFGFCLMQAMQAPKKHARKRPHGDRVYLLHADELYYDMFGNNPDAQILKGKVSFLHQGSHLTCDSAYFYQASNSVKAFGHVHYRQGDTLSLTCNRAEYDGQMQMMRARKNVVLHHRRQTLRTDSLDFDRLYNMANFFDGGTLIDGKDKLVADWGEYHTETREAKFVYNVKLRSGKDVVTTDTLYYDVRKSKAHMVGPSKIVSGASVVKTEDGYYDTKTDRAQLYGRSTVVDKDKTLTGDTLYYVKDGESTGYGNVVYVDKKSKNSLTCNYLRYNEKTGNGFATRNPVAIDYSQKDTLWVHSDTMRINTFHINTDSVYRKVHAYPKVRAYRLDMQAICDSLVFNSQDSCMTMYKDPIVWNGNRQLLGEKILVFMNDSTVRFAHVIGQALSVEQMPDSVHFNQISSSEMKSYFEKGEIKQGESIGNVQTIYYMTDDKDSSLIGLNYLETDTMRMYMGPGRKMEKIWTNKFTSTMYPMTQIPPAKYKLNNFAWFEDLRPKDKNDIFVWRGKSKGSELKNIKRHEAPLQKLTD; translated from the coding sequence ATGATAAATAAAAGATTAAATAATCATATCAGAGGGCATAGAATCATATCGGTTATGATTCTATGCCTGTTTGGGTTTTGTCTGATGCAAGCCATGCAGGCTCCAAAGAAGCATGCCAGAAAACGCCCTCATGGTGACCGCGTATATCTTTTGCATGCAGATGAATTGTACTATGATATGTTTGGTAATAATCCTGATGCCCAAATATTGAAAGGTAAGGTCTCTTTCTTGCATCAGGGCAGTCATCTTACCTGTGACAGCGCGTATTTCTATCAGGCTTCTAATTCCGTGAAAGCTTTCGGACATGTTCATTACCGGCAGGGAGACACCTTGTCACTCACTTGTAATAGAGCCGAGTATGATGGGCAGATGCAGATGATGAGAGCACGCAAGAATGTGGTCTTGCATCATCGTCGGCAGACTTTGCGTACTGATAGCTTGGATTTCGACCGCTTGTATAATATGGCAAACTTCTTTGACGGCGGAACGCTGATTGATGGTAAGGATAAGCTGGTTGCCGATTGGGGTGAGTATCATACCGAAACGCGTGAGGCTAAGTTTGTCTATAATGTCAAGTTGCGCAGCGGCAAGGATGTTGTTACCACCGATACTTTGTATTACGATGTCCGTAAGTCAAAGGCTCACATGGTAGGACCTTCTAAGATTGTTTCCGGTGCAAGTGTTGTCAAGACAGAAGACGGATATTATGATACCAAGACCGATAGAGCACAGCTTTACGGGCGCTCTACGGTTGTAGATAAAGACAAGACGCTTACGGGTGATACGCTCTATTATGTAAAGGATGGGGAGAGTACCGGATATGGTAATGTGGTTTATGTAGATAAGAAGAGCAAGAATTCCCTTACTTGCAATTATCTGCGTTACAACGAGAAAACCGGTAATGGCTTTGCCACCCGCAATCCTGTAGCGATCGACTATTCGCAGAAAGATACCCTTTGGGTTCATTCTGATACCATGCGTATCAATACCTTCCATATCAATACCGATTCGGTATACCGTAAGGTGCATGCTTATCCTAAGGTCCGTGCCTATCGCCTGGATATGCAGGCCATCTGCGATTCCCTGGTTTTCAATTCTCAGGATTCCTGCATGACCATGTATAAGGATCCTATCGTCTGGAATGGAAACCGTCAGTTGCTGGGTGAGAAGATTCTGGTCTTCATGAACGACTCTACCGTTCGTTTTGCCCATGTCATCGGACAGGCGCTGTCTGTAGAGCAGATGCCGGATAGTGTTCATTTCAATCAGATCAGTTCTTCTGAGATGAAATCTTACTTTGAAAAAGGTGAGATTAAACAAGGAGAGTCTATCGGTAATGTGCAGACCATCTATTATATGACGGATGATAAGGACAGTTCGCTCATTGGCTTGAATTATCTGGAGACCGATACCATGCGCATGTATATGGGACCGGGCAGGAAGATGGAGAAAATCTGGACCAATAAGTTTACATCTACCATGTATCCTATGACGCAGATTCCGCCGGCAAAATATAAACTTAACAATTTTGCCTGGTTCGAGGACTTGCGTCCTAAAGATAAGAATGATATCTTTGTATGGCGTGGTAAATCCAAGGGCTCCGAACTCAAGAACATTAAGCGTCATGAAGCTCCACTTCAGAAACTGACTGACTGA
- a CDS encoding peptidylprolyl isomerase → MNTGYKMTMAFITLLMIVGISASATRASRSALAHEADSANIKQQAAADSQKINEGSVVDEVIWVVGDEAILKSDVEVTRLQAEAEGIKYTGDPDCSIPEQIAVQKLFLHQAAIDSIEVSESEVMNGIDEQINSWVSMIGSREKLEEYRKQSITQMRQQMHDDFKNQQLIQKMKQELVKDIKVSPAQVRKYFKDLPADSIPFVPTEVEVEILTMQPRIPLEEINRVKNQLREFTDRVNKGETSFATLARLYSEDPGSARMGGEMDYIGRGMLDPAFANVAFNLTDPKKISKIVESEFGYHIIQLIDKRGDKIKCRHILLKPQVSQDAIDKSIGRLDSIGNDIRAAKFTFEQAVEALSDDKDTRNNKGLMANVTPDQSRTSRFQMKDLPTEVARTVDTMKVGEVSAPFTMVNSKGKTTCALVKLVSRVDGHRATITEDFQVMKDVVLAKERAQTLHDWVVNKIKQTYVRMNDRYKDCKFEYQGWIK, encoded by the coding sequence ATGAATACTGGATATAAAATGACAATGGCATTTATAACCCTGCTGATGATAGTAGGAATAAGTGCTAGTGCAACAAGAGCAAGCCGTAGTGCTTTGGCTCATGAGGCTGATTCTGCAAATATCAAGCAACAAGCTGCTGCCGATTCTCAGAAAATCAATGAGGGTAGTGTGGTTGATGAGGTAATTTGGGTTGTCGGCGATGAGGCTATCCTGAAGTCAGACGTCGAGGTAACCCGTTTGCAGGCTGAGGCTGAAGGTATTAAATATACTGGTGACCCAGACTGTTCTATTCCTGAGCAGATTGCCGTTCAGAAACTGTTTCTCCATCAGGCAGCTATCGATAGTATCGAAGTATCTGAGTCAGAAGTCATGAATGGTATCGACGAACAGATCAACAGTTGGGTTTCCATGATTGGTTCTCGTGAAAAACTGGAGGAGTATCGCAAGCAAAGTATCACCCAGATGCGCCAGCAGATGCATGATGATTTCAAAAACCAACAGCTGATTCAGAAGATGAAGCAGGAACTGGTGAAGGATATCAAGGTGTCTCCAGCTCAGGTACGTAAATACTTTAAGGATTTACCTGCCGACAGTATCCCTTTTGTTCCTACAGAGGTAGAGGTTGAGATTCTTACCATGCAGCCACGTATTCCTCTTGAGGAGATTAACCGTGTGAAAAATCAGTTGCGTGAGTTTACTGACCGTGTGAATAAGGGTGAGACTTCTTTTGCTACTTTGGCTCGTCTTTATTCTGAGGATCCGGGTTCAGCCCGTATGGGTGGCGAGATGGATTATATCGGTAGAGGTATGTTGGATCCTGCGTTTGCAAATGTAGCATTCAATCTTACCGATCCTAAGAAAATCTCAAAGATTGTTGAGTCTGAGTTTGGTTATCATATCATCCAGTTGATTGATAAGCGTGGTGATAAGATTAAGTGTCGCCATATCCTGCTCAAGCCTCAGGTTTCTCAGGATGCTATTGATAAGTCTATCGGCCGTCTGGATTCTATCGGTAATGATATCCGTGCCGCTAAGTTTACCTTTGAGCAGGCTGTTGAAGCATTGTCTGATGATAAGGATACCCGCAACAACAAGGGTTTGATGGCCAATGTTACTCCTGACCAGTCAAGAACTTCCCGCTTCCAGATGAAGGATCTGCCTACCGAGGTTGCCCGTACGGTAGATACAATGAAGGTAGGTGAGGTTTCTGCACCTTTCACGATGGTGAATTCCAAGGGTAAAACCACTTGTGCTTTGGTAAAACTGGTAAGCCGTGTTGACGGACATAGAGCTACTATTACTGAAGATTTTCAGGTGATGAAGGATGTAGTGTTGGCTAAGGAGCGTGCCCAGACCTTGCACGACTGGGTAGTCAATAAAATCAAGCAGACTTATGTTCGTATGAACGATCGCTATAAGGATTGTAAGTTTGAATATCAAGGTTGGATTAAATGA